The proteins below are encoded in one region of Candidatus Omnitrophota bacterium:
- the smpB gene encoding SsrA-binding protein SmpB, whose translation MADKIVSSNRKAHFSYSILESFEAGIELKGTEVKSLRTGNASLSDSFARAEGNELFLYNAHIAPYEFGNRANPDPVRPRKLLLHKNQIRKLIGEVATKRLTIIPLKLYFKNGIVKVEIALAKSKKLYDKREDIKKRDSDRELKRIIKEGK comes from the coding sequence ATGGCCGACAAGATAGTCTCATCAAACCGTAAGGCACATTTCAGCTACTCAATACTGGAGAGTTTTGAGGCCGGCATAGAGCTTAAGGGCACTGAGGTAAAATCGTTAAGAACAGGTAATGCCAGCTTAAGCGATAGTTTCGCGCGCGCGGAAGGCAATGAGTTATTTCTGTATAACGCGCATATAGCGCCTTACGAATTCGGCAACAGGGCGAATCCTGATCCTGTCCGTCCAAGAAAGCTGCTTCTTCATAAAAATCAGATCAGGAAGCTGATCGGCGAAGTGGCAACAAAACGGCTTACAATAATACCGTTAAAATTGTATTTCAAGAACGGTATAGTAAAGGTGGAGATAGCTCTTGCAAAGAGCAAGAAACTCTACGACAAGCGGGAGGACATAAAGAAACGCGACTCCGACCGCGAACTGAAACGAATCATTAAAGAAGGTAAATAG